Proteins encoded in a region of the Panicum hallii strain FIL2 chromosome 3, PHallii_v3.1, whole genome shotgun sequence genome:
- the LOC112887172 gene encoding senescence associated gene 20-like — MRLLTGRGGVLPFKIRSLDAFGPTVLAEGTDATGALYWVHAWTVGPGGRVTEVREYCNTALVVTRLGGGGGGAGTDADGAAAAAEKAKAPCSQSQSKQVWQSRLPDQARRNLPGLVLAI; from the coding sequence ATGCGCCTGCTcaccggccgcggcggcgtcctCCCGTTCAAGATCCGGTCCCTGGATGCGTTCGGGCCGACCGTGCTGGCCGAGGGCACCGACGCGACGGGGGCGCTCTACTGGGTGCACGCGTGGACCGTGGGGCCCGGCGGCCGCGTCACTGAGGTGCGCGAGTACTGCAACACCGCGCTCGTCGTGACgaggctcggcggcggcggcggcggtgccggtACCGACGCTGAcggcgccgccgctgcggcGGAGAAGGCGAAGGCGCCGTGCTCGCAGTCTCAGTCGAAGCAGGTGTGGCAGAGCCGGCTGCCCGACCAAGCTCGTCGGAACCTCCCTGGCCTCGTGCTTGCCATCTGA